From a region of the Streptomyces caniferus genome:
- a CDS encoding GlcG/HbpS family heme-binding protein, translating into MSTTSSATTSSATTSSATTTSASTVRPLTTRDAEGLIDAAVRAAEGLGVRGSVTVLDAGGHLLGFRRDDAAVLISGETSTRKAYTALQLDTPTADLVELVRPDGLFHTLPTALDRPLLFLAGGVPLHRDGRLIGAIGFGGGAPEQDHRIVTAAIAEADLA; encoded by the coding sequence ATGAGCACCACCTCCTCTGCCACCACCTCCTCTGCCACCACCTCCTCTGCCACGACCACCTCCGCCTCCACTGTCCGTCCCCTCACCACGCGCGACGCCGAGGGCCTCATCGACGCCGCCGTCCGTGCCGCCGAGGGCCTCGGTGTGCGGGGCAGTGTCACCGTCCTGGATGCGGGCGGTCATCTGCTCGGCTTCCGGCGGGACGACGCGGCCGTGCTGATCTCAGGGGAGACCAGCACCCGCAAGGCGTACACGGCACTGCAGCTCGACACCCCGACCGCCGACCTGGTCGAACTCGTACGGCCCGACGGGCTCTTCCACACCCTGCCCACGGCGTTGGACCGGCCGCTGCTCTTCCTCGCGGGCGGTGTACCGCTCCACCGGGACGGCCGGCTGATCGGCGCGATCGGCTTCGGCGGCGGTGCCCCCGAACAGGACCACCGGATCGTCACCGCGGCGATAGCGGAGGCCGACCTCGCCTGA
- a CDS encoding TetR/AcrR family transcriptional regulator, protein MIEGGVTRSRADARRNRALVLQAARFAFEEEGLGVPLGEIARRAGVGAGTVYRHFPSKDALFRATVVERIELFTDTARDLAETPDPGAVFFRFLSSVVRLASRNKALCDALEAAGTGRFEPSPGVGQDFDDALEVLLGRAQEAGAVRQDVGIADLRALLVGCLSMERARAGASAEEGEQGRMTALMCDALRPHRFVTKLPTEARNRNETRCEVCGAAVATARTGRPARYCGGACRQKAHRKRARTRQR, encoded by the coding sequence GTGATCGAGGGCGGTGTCACGCGCTCCCGTGCGGATGCGCGGCGCAACCGGGCGCTGGTACTCCAGGCGGCTCGATTCGCCTTCGAGGAAGAGGGGTTGGGGGTCCCGCTCGGGGAGATCGCGCGGCGGGCGGGCGTCGGTGCGGGGACTGTCTATCGCCATTTTCCTTCCAAGGACGCCCTGTTCAGGGCAACCGTCGTGGAACGGATCGAGCTTTTCACCGACACGGCAAGGGACTTGGCCGAGACGCCGGACCCTGGCGCGGTGTTCTTTCGCTTCCTTTCCTCCGTGGTGCGGCTGGCCTCGCGCAACAAGGCGTTGTGTGACGCGTTGGAGGCGGCCGGCACGGGTCGCTTCGAGCCGTCGCCGGGGGTCGGCCAGGACTTCGACGACGCGCTGGAGGTCCTGCTCGGCAGGGCGCAAGAGGCAGGCGCCGTACGGCAGGACGTTGGGATAGCTGACCTCAGGGCCCTGCTGGTGGGCTGCCTTTCGATGGAACGGGCCAGGGCGGGAGCCAGCGCGGAGGAGGGAGAGCAGGGCCGGATGACAGCGCTGATGTGCGATGCGCTGCGGCCGCACCGCTTCGTAACGAAACTTCCCACTGAGGCCCGGAACCGTAACGAAACGCGGTGCGAGGTGTGCGGTGCGGCCGTCGCGACCGCGCGCACGGGCCGGCCCGCGCGCTACTGCGGCGGTGCCTGCCGGCAGAAGGCCCACCGGAAGCGGGCACGGACCCGGCAGAGGTGA
- a CDS encoding HAD family hydrolase: MGKLHLFDMDGTLLHGSAAAIEISRQLGLDREIAELERGFAAGELTPPQFAQLACDLWAAELTELTVAAAFDGAPWLTGIQEVWADIRARGERCAVISLSPGFFVERLLSWGADAAHGSRWPALPIREAVEPAGILSSAAKVRIADELCVQYGLTRADCVAYGDSMSDTELFAVVPQSVAVNADHHVSGLASYAYAGRDLREAYELVRTGQ, encoded by the coding sequence ATGGGCAAGCTGCATCTGTTCGACATGGACGGGACCCTGCTCCATGGGTCCGCGGCCGCCATTGAGATCTCCCGGCAGCTCGGGCTGGACCGGGAGATCGCCGAGCTGGAACGCGGATTTGCCGCGGGTGAACTGACTCCCCCGCAGTTCGCTCAGCTGGCATGCGACCTATGGGCAGCCGAGTTGACCGAACTCACGGTGGCCGCGGCATTTGACGGCGCGCCGTGGCTGACCGGAATCCAGGAAGTCTGGGCGGATATCCGGGCGCGCGGCGAGCGCTGCGCGGTGATTTCTCTCTCGCCGGGTTTCTTCGTCGAACGGCTGCTGTCCTGGGGCGCCGATGCGGCACACGGTTCCCGCTGGCCCGCGTTGCCGATCCGGGAGGCGGTGGAGCCGGCCGGCATCCTCTCGTCGGCGGCGAAGGTACGGATCGCGGATGAACTCTGTGTGCAGTACGGGCTGACACGAGCCGACTGTGTGGCATACGGCGACTCCATGTCGGACACCGAACTGTTCGCGGTCGTCCCGCAGTCGGTGGCAGTGAATGCGGATCACCATGTCAGTGGGCTGGCCTCATATGCGTATGCGGGCAGGGATCTTCGTGAGGCATACGAACTGGTGCGTACTGGCCAGTAA
- a CDS encoding pyridoxal-phosphate-dependent aminotransferase family protein translates to MSDPTANAAAPDLLDLPPLTAAHFARIEDKVAALMGTRCDVVAMQGEALLPLEACIRSAVRPGSTALNIITGPYGETFGGWLRSCGAQVVTITAQFTGAVDPRQVAEALQEHPEIDFVSLVHAEAATGNTNPVAEIGAVVREHGALLMLDAVASVGAEPLLTDEWGVDLCVIGGQKAMAGPAGVSAASVSPRAWERIAANEQAPRGSYLSLLDWKERWIDGGRTALPHAPAQLEMLALEQAADRIEAEGLEAVITRHRAAAAATRAGVRALGGLAPYVVRDEDAAPAATTLRAPEGVDAREIVAAALTVDAAVPVQAAAGALAKEMIRVNHYGRAADRAVVTASLTALAGGLRALGVSVDAEGASRAADAAWDAVAAR, encoded by the coding sequence GTGTCTGACCCGACCGCGAACGCTGCCGCCCCGGATCTGCTCGACCTGCCGCCGCTCACCGCGGCTCACTTCGCGCGGATCGAGGACAAGGTCGCCGCCCTGATGGGCACCCGCTGCGATGTGGTGGCGATGCAGGGCGAGGCACTGCTGCCGCTGGAGGCCTGCATCCGCTCGGCCGTGCGGCCCGGCAGCACCGCGCTCAACATCATCACCGGACCGTACGGCGAGACGTTCGGCGGCTGGCTGCGTTCCTGCGGAGCCCAGGTGGTCACCATCACGGCGCAGTTCACGGGTGCGGTCGACCCGCGGCAGGTGGCGGAGGCCTTGCAGGAGCACCCCGAGATCGACTTTGTGAGCCTGGTGCACGCGGAGGCGGCCACCGGCAACACCAACCCCGTCGCAGAGATCGGCGCGGTGGTGCGGGAGCACGGCGCGCTGCTGATGCTGGACGCGGTCGCCTCGGTGGGCGCCGAGCCGCTGCTCACCGACGAGTGGGGCGTGGACCTGTGCGTGATCGGCGGTCAGAAGGCCATGGCGGGGCCTGCCGGGGTGTCGGCGGCGTCGGTCAGCCCCCGTGCGTGGGAGCGGATCGCCGCCAACGAGCAGGCGCCCCGGGGCTCGTACCTTTCGTTGCTGGACTGGAAGGAGCGCTGGATCGACGGCGGACGCACGGCCCTGCCGCACGCCCCGGCGCAACTGGAGATGCTCGCGCTGGAACAGGCCGCGGACCGTATCGAGGCCGAGGGTCTGGAGGCCGTCATCACCCGGCACCGGGCGGCGGCCGCGGCGACCCGGGCCGGTGTGCGGGCGCTGGGCGGACTCGCTCCCTACGTCGTGCGTGACGAGGACGCGGCGCCGGCCGCAACGACGCTCCGTGCGCCGGAGGGAGTAGATGCCCGGGAGATCGTGGCCGCCGCACTCACGGTGGATGCAGCGGTGCCGGTGCAGGCCGCGGCAGGGGCGCTGGCCAAGGAGATGATCCGGGTGAATCACTATGGCCGCGCCGCCGACCGGGCGGTGGTCACGGCCTCGCTGACGGCGCTGGCCGGTGGACTGCGTGCGCTGGGTGTGTCCGTGGACGCTGAGGGCGCGTCCCGGGCGGCGGACGCGGCGTGGGACGCGGTGGCTGCACGCTGA
- a CDS encoding serine hydrolase domain-containing protein: protein MTIGQSTESHAPGPAGPVPEVAATPEEFAELLPQTRRALLRRLAAGQAEGRAPSMTGAVVRGGRAVWTAGRGSVEGEVPHGDVQYRIGSLTKTFVAVLVLRLRDEGLLSLEDPVGRHLDGTPVPDATIAQLLAHSSGLAAEARGPWWERTAGTLRPEPADLFGERPRRLPAGRRHHYSNPGYALLGALVERLRGGTPWDEALRNEVLEPLGMGRTTLHPEGPYARGWAVHPWADAVLPEPAEDTGLMGPAGQLWSTLGDLCRWAAFLLRGDERVLRAASLAEMRTPAVPPEGKAWEAGYGLGVQLMRREGRLLAGHVGSMPGFLAALWTDPEEDVAGVVLANCTSGPAVAALAADLTGIVSEHEPRIPEPWRPLPGPLDPELLGLTGPWYWGANPHVLRLRAGRELELTPLSGAGRLSRFRAEKDGTWTGLDGYYAGETLRVVRERDGSVRHLDLGTFVFTRGPYAPSEPVPGGVDPEGWRV, encoded by the coding sequence ATGACCATCGGACAGTCCACGGAGTCCCACGCGCCGGGGCCGGCCGGCCCCGTGCCGGAGGTGGCCGCCACGCCTGAAGAGTTCGCGGAGCTGCTGCCTCAGACGCGGCGGGCGTTGTTGCGCCGGCTGGCGGCCGGGCAGGCCGAGGGGCGGGCGCCCTCCATGACGGGTGCGGTCGTCCGCGGGGGCCGAGCGGTGTGGACGGCCGGCCGGGGCTCGGTGGAGGGGGAGGTACCGCACGGCGATGTGCAGTACCGGATCGGATCGCTCACCAAGACCTTTGTCGCCGTGCTGGTACTGCGGCTGCGGGACGAGGGGCTGCTGAGCCTGGAGGACCCCGTCGGCAGGCATCTGGACGGAACTCCGGTGCCGGACGCGACGATCGCGCAACTGCTCGCGCACAGTTCGGGGCTGGCGGCCGAGGCACGAGGCCCGTGGTGGGAGCGGACCGCGGGAACGCTGCGGCCCGAGCCGGCCGACCTCTTCGGCGAGCGGCCGCGGCGGCTCCCCGCCGGGCGGCGCCACCATTACTCCAACCCCGGCTATGCACTGCTCGGTGCGCTGGTCGAACGGCTGCGAGGCGGTACCCCGTGGGACGAGGCACTGCGGAACGAGGTGCTGGAACCGCTGGGCATGGGGCGTACGACGCTGCACCCGGAGGGACCGTACGCGCGTGGCTGGGCAGTCCACCCGTGGGCCGACGCCGTGCTGCCCGAGCCGGCCGAGGACACCGGGTTGATGGGCCCGGCGGGGCAGTTGTGGTCGACACTCGGGGACCTGTGCCGGTGGGCGGCGTTCCTGCTGCGGGGCGACGAGCGGGTGCTGAGGGCGGCGAGCCTGGCGGAGATGCGGACACCTGCCGTACCGCCGGAGGGGAAGGCGTGGGAGGCGGGGTACGGGCTGGGCGTGCAGCTCATGCGACGCGAAGGACGGCTGCTGGCCGGGCATGTCGGTTCGATGCCCGGCTTTCTGGCGGCGTTGTGGACCGACCCCGAGGAGGACGTTGCCGGGGTCGTACTCGCCAACTGCACCTCGGGCCCGGCGGTAGCGGCCCTTGCCGCCGATCTCACCGGGATCGTGAGCGAGCACGAGCCCCGGATCCCCGAGCCCTGGCGTCCGCTGCCCGGGCCGCTGGATCCGGAACTGCTGGGGCTGACCGGGCCCTGGTACTGGGGAGCGAACCCGCACGTACTGCGGTTGCGGGCCGGGCGGGAGCTGGAACTCACGCCGCTGTCCGGGGCGGGGCGGCTCTCGCGGTTCCGGGCCGAGAAGGACGGCACCTGGACAGGACTGGACGGCTATTACGCGGGCGAGACGCTGCGCGTGGTGCGGGAGCGGGACGGGTCGGTCAGGCATCTGGATCTCGGCACCTTCGTGTTCACCCGCGGGCCGTATGCGCCGTCGGAACCGGTGCCCGGTGGGGTGGATCCGGAGGGCTGGCGGGTGTGA
- a CDS encoding GlxA family transcriptional regulator: MHRVGVLALDGVVPFELGIPARIFGAARSAAGEPLYSVVTCSPDGRPVRADADYDIAVTEDASVLASVDTVVIPPSHALGTIAEDGLLPEELRKVLGYVRPGTRMVAICTGSFVLAAAGLLDHRPATTHWKEAVQLQRLFTTVRVDPNVLFVDDGDVLTSAGAAAGVDLCVHIVRRDHGSAVANEVARMCVVPPWRDGGQAQFIRLPVPEASAGGTAATRAWALERLGEPLTLNALASHARVSVRTLTRRFRDEVGMSPGQWLAVQRIERARHLLETTDWSIDLVAHHAGFGTGTSLRQHLHGAVGVSPQTYRRTFRNVAALTA, from the coding sequence ATGCATCGCGTTGGAGTACTTGCCCTGGACGGAGTCGTCCCCTTCGAGCTCGGGATCCCCGCGCGGATCTTCGGCGCCGCGCGGAGCGCCGCCGGTGAACCCCTCTACTCCGTGGTCACCTGCAGTCCGGACGGGCGTCCGGTGCGCGCCGACGCCGACTACGACATCGCGGTCACCGAGGACGCCTCCGTTCTCGCGAGCGTGGACACCGTCGTCATCCCGCCGTCCCATGCGCTGGGCACGATCGCCGAGGACGGCCTGCTGCCCGAGGAACTGCGCAAGGTGCTGGGGTACGTACGACCCGGGACCCGTATGGTGGCGATCTGCACCGGTTCGTTCGTCCTGGCCGCCGCCGGGCTGCTCGATCACCGGCCGGCCACCACGCACTGGAAGGAGGCCGTACAGCTGCAGCGCCTCTTCACAACGGTCCGCGTCGACCCCAATGTGCTCTTCGTCGACGACGGCGACGTCCTCACGTCTGCGGGGGCGGCTGCCGGGGTGGATCTGTGTGTGCACATCGTGCGCCGTGACCACGGCAGCGCCGTCGCCAACGAAGTGGCCCGTATGTGTGTGGTGCCGCCCTGGCGGGACGGCGGTCAGGCCCAGTTCATCCGGCTGCCCGTCCCCGAGGCCTCGGCCGGCGGGACCGCAGCCACGCGCGCATGGGCTCTGGAACGTCTCGGCGAACCGCTCACCCTGAATGCCCTCGCCTCCCACGCCCGGGTCAGCGTGCGCACCCTCACCCGTCGCTTTCGTGACGAGGTCGGCATGAGCCCCGGTCAGTGGCTCGCCGTCCAGCGCATCGAACGCGCCCGGCACCTGCTGGAGACCACGGACTGGTCCATCGACCTCGTCGCCCATCACGCGGGCTTCGGCACCGGCACCTCCCTGCGCCAGCATCTGCACGGTGCGGTGGGGGTGTCACCGCAGACGTACCGGCGGACGTTCCGGAACGTCGCGGCGCTGACCGCCTGA
- a CDS encoding DUF2269 domain-containing protein: MQQLSRPARRALLVVHVAVSVSWLGLTVGLLTLGITGYTTGSPDMAGVAYRAMKVFGDWLVLPVALTSLVSGLVLSLRTAWGLARHRWVYLKFWLTLITVLLSVFSLRPGINRLAAEAAAGTPHPDVSLLVAPAVATVTYLFLTAISVLKPWGLTRRGRRLREAQSAEARAGRARRSSIKGASLR, translated from the coding sequence ATGCAGCAGCTCAGCCGACCCGCCCGCCGGGCTCTCCTCGTCGTTCATGTCGCCGTCTCCGTCAGCTGGCTCGGCCTGACCGTCGGGCTGCTCACGCTCGGCATCACCGGTTACACGACCGGATCCCCCGACATGGCCGGCGTCGCCTACCGGGCCATGAAGGTCTTCGGTGACTGGCTGGTCCTCCCCGTCGCGCTGACCTCGCTGGTCAGCGGACTGGTGCTGTCGCTGCGCACCGCCTGGGGGCTGGCCAGGCACCGCTGGGTCTACCTCAAGTTCTGGCTGACGCTCATCACCGTCCTGCTCTCGGTCTTCTCACTCCGGCCCGGCATCAACCGGCTCGCCGCCGAGGCCGCCGCGGGCACCCCGCACCCGGACGTCAGCCTCCTCGTCGCGCCGGCGGTCGCCACGGTCACCTACCTCTTCCTCACCGCGATCTCCGTCCTCAAGCCGTGGGGACTCACCCGACGCGGCCGCCGACTGCGCGAGGCACAGTCGGCCGAGGCCCGCGCCGGCCGGGCGCGAAGGAGCAGCATCAAGGGTGCGAGCCTCCGTTAG
- a CDS encoding GNAT family N-acetyltransferase: MSDIEIRRATEADLPAIIAMLADDPLGAARESPDDLAPYRAAFEALANDPQQHQIVAVREGRTVGTLQLTVIPGLSRRGATRAIIEGVRVHRDERGSGLGTQLIEWAVAESRTLGCQMVQLTSDATRIDAHRFYERLGFEASHLGFKLQL; the protein is encoded by the coding sequence ATGAGCGATATCGAGATACGCCGCGCGACCGAGGCCGATCTGCCCGCCATCATCGCGATGCTCGCCGACGACCCGTTGGGCGCCGCCCGCGAATCACCGGACGACCTGGCTCCGTACCGCGCCGCGTTCGAGGCGCTGGCCAACGACCCGCAGCAGCACCAGATCGTCGCGGTCCGCGAGGGGCGGACGGTCGGCACGCTGCAGCTCACGGTCATCCCCGGCCTGTCCCGGCGCGGTGCCACCCGCGCGATCATCGAGGGGGTACGGGTCCACCGCGACGAACGCGGCAGCGGCCTCGGCACCCAGCTCATCGAGTGGGCGGTCGCGGAATCCCGCACGCTCGGCTGTCAGATGGTGCAGCTCACCTCGGACGCGACCCGCATCGACGCCCACCGCTTCTACGAGCGCCTCGGGTTCGAGGCCTCCCACCTGGGCTTCAAGCTCCAGCTGTGA
- a CDS encoding NADP-dependent oxidoreductase — translation MSETRTPQMRAVSQDTAGGPDVLKMITTDRPVPGPTEILVRVHAAGVNPTDWKSRSQGEFLTGAKAPFTLGFDVSGVVEAVGLGVSLFAPGDKVFGMPRFPHPAGAYAEYVTAPARHFAHLPESLDHVQGAALPLASLTAWQALVDTADVQPGARVLIHAAAGGVGHLAVQIAKSRGAYVIGTARQAKHDFLHGLGADELVDYTQQDFAETVRDVDVVLDTISGDYSARSLRTLRPGGTLVSILPLDESFPAAQAREARIRAGFMIVEPDQAGLRAVADLVNSGKLQVIVDTVLPLEEAAKAHTLGETGRTTGKIVLSVAP, via the coding sequence ATGTCCGAGACCCGGACCCCGCAGATGCGCGCCGTCAGCCAGGACACCGCCGGAGGACCCGACGTCCTCAAGATGATCACCACTGACCGGCCGGTGCCGGGCCCGACGGAGATCCTGGTCCGGGTGCACGCGGCGGGCGTCAATCCGACCGACTGGAAGAGCCGCTCCCAGGGCGAGTTCCTCACCGGCGCCAAGGCCCCGTTCACCCTGGGCTTCGACGTCTCGGGCGTGGTCGAGGCGGTCGGGCTCGGTGTGAGCCTGTTCGCGCCGGGCGACAAGGTCTTCGGCATGCCCCGCTTCCCGCACCCCGCCGGGGCCTACGCCGAGTACGTCACCGCCCCGGCGCGCCACTTCGCCCACCTTCCGGAGAGCCTGGACCACGTCCAGGGCGCCGCCCTCCCGCTGGCGTCGCTGACTGCCTGGCAGGCCCTGGTCGACACCGCGGACGTCCAGCCCGGCGCGCGGGTGCTGATCCACGCCGCGGCGGGCGGAGTCGGTCACCTGGCCGTGCAGATCGCCAAGTCCCGTGGCGCGTATGTCATCGGCACCGCCCGGCAGGCCAAGCACGACTTCCTGCACGGCCTGGGCGCCGATGAACTCGTCGACTACACCCAGCAGGACTTCGCGGAGACCGTACGGGACGTCGACGTCGTCCTCGACACCATCAGCGGCGACTACAGCGCCCGCTCACTGCGCACTCTGCGCCCCGGCGGCACGCTGGTGTCGATCCTGCCGCTGGACGAGTCCTTCCCGGCCGCGCAGGCGCGCGAGGCACGGATCCGTGCGGGATTCATGATCGTCGAGCCCGACCAGGCCGGACTGCGCGCCGTCGCCGACCTGGTGAACAGCGGAAAGCTGCAAGTCATCGTCGACACCGTGCTGCCTCTGGAGGAGGCCGCAAAGGCGCACACCCTCGGCGAGACCGGCCGCACCACCGGCAAGATCGTCCTGTCCGTCGCGCCCTGA
- a CDS encoding barstar family protein yields MMPSVQGDEGDYGQMRYTLAETDHGQAWGACAEAEGLFGDARRGMYELFGWVDEGAAVSGWVGSRVWLVPEDETHEPWLLEDTESVGRLRAGSLVLTGTDDDEGPPEGHAGPVRVHDGCRWLGSCRAFTRILPPPPVSSSLVLRGLAQSDQLRMALKKGTRRTLDLEEAVLEIRDDQGEPLTDRLLWARVTGWRPSSYGTDLIDLALDGELFTPVPDYARPVWERWLVGRPGTPAAWAGLDTRLREAWLDLLRERACRRAHTDRPAGHAYELDGRHIIDEPGLYLALGEAVNGPGGYFGSCLAALDDCLRGTFGYTAPATLLWRDAETARVHLSERLASDGQPYNLFTEILGVLAKGGMSVTLA; encoded by the coding sequence ATGATGCCCTCCGTGCAGGGGGACGAGGGCGACTACGGGCAAATGCGGTACACGCTCGCCGAGACGGATCACGGCCAGGCATGGGGCGCCTGCGCCGAGGCGGAGGGACTCTTCGGGGACGCCCGACGTGGGATGTATGAACTGTTCGGCTGGGTCGATGAAGGCGCCGCGGTAAGCGGCTGGGTCGGCAGTCGGGTGTGGTTGGTGCCGGAAGACGAGACACACGAGCCTTGGCTGCTGGAGGACACGGAGAGCGTGGGGCGCCTCCGGGCAGGCAGCCTCGTTCTCACCGGTACGGACGATGACGAAGGCCCGCCCGAAGGCCATGCCGGCCCGGTCCGAGTACATGACGGTTGCCGATGGCTGGGCTCGTGCCGGGCGTTCACGCGCATCCTGCCGCCCCCACCGGTGTCGTCCTCCCTCGTCCTGCGGGGGCTTGCCCAGAGCGATCAACTGCGGATGGCCCTGAAGAAGGGCACCCGGCGGACCCTGGATCTAGAGGAGGCCGTCCTTGAGATCAGGGACGACCAAGGGGAGCCGCTTACTGACCGACTGCTGTGGGCCAGAGTCACCGGCTGGCGCCCGTCTTCTTACGGAACGGACCTCATCGACCTGGCACTCGACGGGGAGCTCTTCACGCCTGTTCCCGACTACGCCCGGCCCGTGTGGGAGCGGTGGCTTGTGGGACGGCCGGGTACCCCGGCCGCGTGGGCCGGCCTCGACACCCGACTCCGCGAAGCCTGGCTTGATCTCCTTCGCGAGCGGGCTTGCCGGCGCGCTCACACTGACCGGCCGGCTGGACATGCCTACGAACTCGACGGTCGGCACATCATCGACGAACCGGGCCTCTACCTGGCGCTCGGCGAGGCGGTGAACGGGCCGGGAGGTTACTTCGGGAGCTGCCTGGCAGCCCTCGACGACTGCCTGCGCGGCACTTTTGGCTATACCGCCCCCGCGACCCTGCTCTGGCGTGACGCCGAGACGGCACGCGTGCACCTGTCCGAGAGGCTGGCCTCGGACGGTCAGCCCTACAACCTGTTCACCGAGATCCTCGGCGTCCTCGCCAAGGGCGGCATGAGCGTCACCCTGGCGTGA
- a CDS encoding MarR family winged helix-turn-helix transcriptional regulator, translated as MQEKQETVEAPESAEPGCPPAPTPGLAQGWCALSALHSRIESHIERALQTHELSVREFSVLNVLSEQHDGPGGHLRMHQVADSVVLSQSATTRLVTRLEERGLLSRYLCPTDRRGIYTNVTPDGLALLVEARPTHDGALREALQDAAQRPELAPLVTAVETLVPPQ; from the coding sequence ATGCAGGAGAAGCAGGAGACGGTGGAGGCACCGGAGTCGGCTGAACCCGGCTGCCCGCCGGCGCCGACGCCTGGACTGGCACAGGGCTGGTGCGCGCTCTCCGCGCTGCACAGCCGCATCGAGTCCCACATCGAACGCGCCCTGCAGACGCACGAGCTCAGCGTCCGGGAGTTCTCGGTCCTCAATGTGCTCAGCGAGCAGCACGACGGCCCCGGCGGTCATCTGCGGATGCACCAGGTCGCGGACTCCGTCGTCCTCAGCCAGAGCGCCACGACCCGCCTGGTCACGCGGCTCGAGGAGCGGGGACTGCTCTCGCGCTACCTGTGCCCCACCGACCGGCGCGGCATCTACACCAACGTGACGCCCGACGGCCTCGCGCTCCTGGTGGAGGCCCGGCCCACCCACGACGGCGCGCTGCGCGAAGCCCTCCAGGACGCCGCACAGCGCCCCGAGCTGGCGCCGCTGGTCACCGCCGTCGAGACGCTCGTACCGCCGCAGTGA
- a CDS encoding MFS transporter: MPLALLALAIGAFGIGTTEFAVMGLLPDMAAGFGVSIPLAGYATTVYALGVVIGAPLMTAVGTRFTRKQMLMLLMGLFIVGNLLTAVAPSFWIMLAGRIVAAFTHGAFFGIGALVAADLVAPEKRATAISLMFSGLTIANVVGVPAGTMLSQQFDWRTTFYAITVLGAIGLLGIVKLIPAQRAKAASPLGSELAVFRNPQVGLAMLMTILGFGGVFAAVTYLASMMTEVTGFAPSSVIWLTAVFGLGMVGGNLISGRFTDRAMMPMLFVSMSGLALSLAAFTFTAHNKTAAIVTIALIGIFGFATVPPLQKRVMDQAASAPTLASAGNIAAFNFGNALAAWLGGIVISAGLGYTAPNWVGALMTVAALAVAIFASALERRQTGRGRVVAAGGSAPADEPVVAAHG; this comes from the coding sequence ATGCCTCTCGCACTCCTGGCTCTCGCCATCGGTGCCTTCGGGATCGGAACGACCGAGTTCGCGGTCATGGGCCTGCTGCCCGACATGGCGGCAGGCTTCGGCGTCTCCATCCCGCTCGCCGGATACGCGACCACCGTCTACGCCCTCGGCGTGGTCATCGGAGCGCCCCTGATGACCGCCGTCGGCACGCGCTTCACCCGCAAGCAGATGCTGATGCTGCTGATGGGCCTCTTCATCGTGGGCAACCTGCTCACGGCCGTCGCCCCCAGCTTCTGGATCATGCTCGCCGGGCGGATCGTGGCCGCGTTCACGCACGGCGCGTTCTTCGGCATCGGCGCACTCGTCGCCGCCGACCTGGTCGCGCCCGAGAAGCGCGCCACCGCCATCTCGCTGATGTTCAGCGGTCTGACCATCGCGAATGTCGTGGGCGTACCGGCCGGCACCATGCTCAGCCAGCAGTTCGACTGGCGCACCACCTTCTACGCCATCACCGTGCTCGGCGCGATCGGCCTGCTGGGCATCGTCAAGCTGATCCCGGCGCAGCGGGCGAAGGCGGCCTCTCCTCTGGGCAGCGAACTCGCGGTGTTCCGCAACCCGCAGGTCGGCCTGGCGATGCTGATGACGATCCTGGGCTTCGGCGGTGTCTTCGCAGCCGTCACCTACCTCGCCTCGATGATGACCGAGGTCACCGGCTTCGCGCCGTCCTCCGTGATCTGGCTGACGGCCGTCTTCGGCCTCGGGATGGTCGGCGGGAACCTGATATCCGGTCGCTTCACCGACCGCGCCATGATGCCGATGCTGTTCGTGTCGATGAGCGGTCTGGCGCTGTCGCTGGCCGCGTTCACCTTCACCGCACACAACAAGACCGCCGCCATCGTCACCATCGCGCTGATCGGCATCTTCGGCTTCGCCACCGTTCCTCCGCTGCAGAAGCGGGTGATGGACCAGGCGGCCTCGGCGCCCACTCTCGCCTCGGCCGGCAATATCGCGGCCTTCAACTTCGGCAATGCGCTGGCCGCTTGGCTCGGCGGGATCGTCATCTCGGCCGGCCTCGGCTACACCGCGCCCAACTGGGTCGGTGCGCTGATGACCGTCGCGGCGCTGGCGGTGGCGATATTCGCCTCCGCTCTGGAGCGTCGTCAAACAGGCCGCGGCCGCGTGGTGGCCGCAGGCGGATCCGCGCCTGCCGACGAGCCCGTAGTGGCGGCGCACGGCTGA